In Stanieria sp. NIES-3757, the DNA window TGATAAAAGTCATCTTCATCACTGGTTGCTGAAAGCTGGCATTTCTCAACGCCTCACTGTGTTATTTATCTATGCTTTAACTCTGTGGGTAGGTAGTTTGGCAATGGGCTTTTCTAACATACCCAGTGGTTGGGGATATGCTGTCGGGGCAACTTTGTTACTTGCTTATATTGGTTGGCAGGTTTGGCGAAACACTAAAAAACAATAATCTTGTGATAGTTAACTTCAACCAAAACCACAAAATCAATGAATGCAGAAATAATTTGTGTCGGTACAGAAATTCTACTTGGAGACATCCTCAACACTAACTGTCAATATTTAGCTCAACAGTTAGCCAGTTTGGGTATTCCCCATTATTATCAAACCGTAGTTGGAGATAATTTAACCAGACTCCAAGAAGCGATCGCAATTGCTGTTCGTCGTGCTTCTATTTTAATTTTTACTGGAGGCTTAGGTCCAACTCCAGACGATCTAACTACAGAAGGAATTGCCATTTTTTTTGCTACACCTTTAGTCGAACGTCCAGAAATTGTTCAAGATATTGAAGAAAAATTTGCCCAAAGAGGGCGAATTATGACAGCTAGCAATCGGAAACAAGCTTTAATTCCCACGGGCGCACAAATATTACCCAATCCAATCGGAACTGCACCAGGAATTATTTGGCAACCTCAAGCTGGTTTGACGATTTTAACTTTTCCTGGCGTACCTGAAGAAATGAAAAGAATGTGGCAAGCAACGGCTGTTCCTTTTCTTAAGAGTCAGGGTTGGGGACTAGAAATAATTTATAGTCGAATGTTACGTTTTCGTGGGATTGGCGAATCGGCACTGGCAGAAAAGGTTGCTCCTTTGTTTGATCTTACTAATCCCACCGTGGCACCCTATGCTTCTGATGGAGAAGTTCGTTTACGAGTATCTGCTAAAGCTAAATCAGAATCAGATGCGATCGCTTTAATTGAACCTATTGCTCAACAAATTCAAGAGATTGCAGGATTAGATTATTTTGGTACTGATGAAGATACCCTTGCTAGTGTTGTTGGTAATTTATTACGAAAGCGAGGTGAAACTCTTAGTGTAGCTGAATCCTGTACTGGTGGAGGTTTGGGATCGATGTTAACCGATCCTCCAGGTAGTTCTGATTATTTTTTAGGAGGAGTTATTGCTTATAGTAATGAAGTTAAAATGGCTTTATTAGATGTTAAGCTAGCTGATTTAGAAGAATTTGGTGCAGTTAGTGACAAGGTAGCGCAACAAATGGCTTGGGGAGTTAAGCAGCGTCTTGGCAGTAATTGGGGCATAGGAATAACGGGTATTGCTGGTCCCGGAGGCGGTACAGATACTAAACCTGTGGGTTTGGTTTATGTAGGAATAGCTACTCCAGAAGGTGAGGTGATGAGTTATGCTTATCGTTTTGGGGCAGAAAGAAGCAGAGCTTTGATTCGTTATTTGAGTGCTTGTAATGCTCTCGATCAATTACGAAGACAATTATTAAGCTAGAACTCGATCTTATTTTATTGCCTAGGGAAAAACGTAAAGCGGTCAGCTTCGCTGGCTGCGGAGCACAGATCGCCTTAAAGATATTTTAAGTTGCTTAAAATGTGCGCCTGTTTCGCAGATTACCTATCTGTTTTTACTAAAAAAGTTGTTCAGTAACTAAAATTTAATTTACTGTAACAAGAATTTCTAAATTAATTTACAAACAGATTTCTTTGAGCAATCTAATTGAGGAGTAAATGTACTTAAAAGTATAGTTGTTTCAAATAAGAATGAAACATTTTTTCGGCTGAAAGCCTTTCATAGCAAAAAGAGATGGTCTCACTCTAAATTGAAATGACTATATTCTTCGTTTTCTTCAGTAATCGTTAATTTTGTTACATTACCTTGTTCAAGTTTAACTGTAATTCCCTGGGCTTGTTCTTCTTTTAAATCGTGAACATAACCATGTTGAAACAACTTTGCTTCTAAAGGGTGATCGAAAGGGCCAAAAAAGTAAATGCAACGGGGTCTTATAGTTTCTATCTTCAGCCACCAAGGTAATTGTGGTTTAGGAATAATCAAAAAAATTATTAGTTTTTTGACTGCGTTTGTAACATTCTTAACTAGTAAATCAACTGCCGATTGAATTTTTGGTAATTTTTTTATAGTCATTATTAATAATTAATCTTATTCTAGTTGTGATGATTTAAGCTATTATTTTAAAAAAAAATTTTAATGATATCTGTATCACAAGATAGATAATTGTTTAATTAATCTTTTATGCTTTAAAATTATAGAAATTATATTGTTTTTACTGCATTAATAAGAGACTTATTAATGAGTCAGAAGGCGGGAGGACAGGGCTGACAAGCCGAAGACCTGAGAGCATATTAAATTAAGAAATGTAGAGACTTGTAATGTTTTGTCTGTATCGAGTTAAAAGCAATAAAATTAAACAATCTAACAGCTTTTTGTGATGAATTAAACAAACTTACATTCAAAAAATAATTAAAATAATTTACTTAGAGGAAACCGATAAATTATTTTTACCAATTGGTTTTTACGGAATTTTTTTATTGTTCCTATTAATTAATGGTAATACTAAATCCTATTACTAAAGCATACTTTTGGTTAAAGGTTTTAATAGACTCAAATACTCCTGCCTTCGGGTCGCTTACAGCCGAAGGAAACCTACGACTTCACCCCTCACTGCCTTGCTCTTGCTTTTAGGTATTGTATTTAAACAGGATTTAGTATATATCGCCCTCAACGTAAAACAAAAAGATAAAAAACTTGGTTTATATTAACCAAAAAAGAGCAAAAACTAATTTAATTTTGCTCTTTCTTGGACAAACATGACAATTATTTAGCTTAAATTAATTAATTCTCTGTTTGATTAACACGACGAATATTTAAAATATCGCTCATTTTCTTAATACGGTTAAGTAAATACTCAAATTGATTGCGATCGCGTATATCAATACTCAGAGAAATTATAGCAGGTTGATTGGGGCTAGTTTTAACTCCTGCATTGCGAACATTCACATTTTGGTCGCTGACTTTTGCCAAGATATCTTTCAGAACTCCCACTCGGTCAATTGCTTCAATTTGAATGTCTACAGGATAAGTTAATGGTCTACCTTGTTCATCAATCCGATTCCAACTGACAGGAACTAGACGTTCTCCTGGAATATTATCAACATTGTGACAACCTTGACGATGAATCGAAATGCCACGGGAACTACGAGTCACCACACCAATAATTGATTCTCCAGGTAAAGGCTTACAACAACCAGCCAAGTGATAGAGTAATCCTTCAACTCCAACAATAGGGGATTTACTACGAGTAGATTTAGACACTCCATGGACAGAGGGAGAAGATAAAGGTTCTAATTTGGGGACAACTTCTTCTACTGGTTGCTGTTCTTTAACTACATCTCGTAGTCGATTAACTACCTGGTTTAAAGTAATTTCTCCGTAACCTAAAGCTGCTAATAAATCATCTACAGTTTGATAATTACAACGCTGTGCCGTAATTTGCATTCGTTCCGATTTGAGTAAAGCATCTAAACCACTTTTACCTAATTCTTTTTCTAGCAGTCCTCGACCACGAAGAAGATTTTCGTCTCGATGAGAACGTTTGTACCATTGTCGGATCCGATTGCGAGCGGTTGGAGTAACAACAAAATTTAGCCAATCTAAACTAGGATGACTATTTTTTTGGGTAATAATTTCTACGATATCCCCGTTTTGTAAGGAACGGTCTAAAACTGACCAACGACCGTTAACTCTGGCTCCTTTCATGTGATTACCTACTTCTGTGTGGATGCGATAGGCAAAATCAACAGGCGTTGAACTATGAGCTAAAGCAATGACATCACCATCGGGTGTAAAAACATAGACATCATCTTCAAACAGATTATCTTTAAGACTATCAATGTATTCTTGAGCGTCTTTAAGGTCGTTCTGCCACTCTAGTAATTGTCTCAGCCAGGTAAATTTTTCGTCATCAGAATTAATTCTAGTATTACTAGAACCAGTTTCTTTATATTTCCAGTGCGCTGCAATCCCGTATTCCGCGATATGATGCATCTCTAGAGTACGGATTTGAATTTCTAAAGGACGACCATTAAGACCTACTACTGTGGTATGAAGGGATTGATAGCGGTTTGGTTTAGGTAGTCCAATATAATCTTTAAAACGTCCTGGGATCGGTTTAAAAGCATCATGAACTACTGCTAATGAACGGTAACATTCTTCATTAGTTTCCACAATAATTCTGACCGCAGCAATATCAAAAATTTCATGAAATTCTTTTTGCTGTCGCTGCATTTTTTGATAGATGCCGTAGAGATGTTTTGGTCTGCC includes these proteins:
- a CDS encoding (p)ppGpp synthetase I, SpoT/RelA, whose protein sequence is MTAITLAEQPTYELELPNWLQDCLIENQSQQSGENTNLICSAFNFAYQLHEGQYRKSGEPYIAHPVAVAGLLRDLGGDSVTIAAGFLHDVVEDTEVTPEEIEERFGTDVRQLVEGVTKLSKFNFSSKTERQAENFRRMFLSMAKDIRVIVVKLADRLHNMRTLEHLKPEKQQRIALETREIFAPLANRLGIGRFKWELEDLSFKYLEPEAYREIQALVAERRTDRETRIDKVTEIIRSRLEKLGVNVFELKGRPKHLYGIYQKMQRQQKEFHEIFDIAAVRIIVETNEECYRSLAVVHDAFKPIPGRFKDYIGLPKPNRYQSLHTTVVGLNGRPLEIQIRTLEMHHIAEYGIAAHWKYKETGSSNTRINSDDEKFTWLRQLLEWQNDLKDAQEYIDSLKDNLFEDDVYVFTPDGDVIALAHSSTPVDFAYRIHTEVGNHMKGARVNGRWSVLDRSLQNGDIVEIITQKNSHPSLDWLNFVVTPTARNRIRQWYKRSHRDENLLRGRGLLEKELGKSGLDALLKSERMQITAQRCNYQTVDDLLAALGYGEITLNQVVNRLRDVVKEQQPVEEVVPKLEPLSSPSVHGVSKSTRSKSPIVGVEGLLYHLAGCCKPLPGESIIGVVTRSSRGISIHRQGCHNVDNIPGERLVPVSWNRIDEQGRPLTYPVDIQIEAIDRVGVLKDILAKVSDQNVNVRNAGVKTSPNQPAIISLSIDIRDRNQFEYLLNRIKKMSDILNIRRVNQTEN
- a CDS encoding competence/damage-inducible protein CinA, giving the protein MNAEIICVGTEILLGDILNTNCQYLAQQLASLGIPHYYQTVVGDNLTRLQEAIAIAVRRASILIFTGGLGPTPDDLTTEGIAIFFATPLVERPEIVQDIEEKFAQRGRIMTASNRKQALIPTGAQILPNPIGTAPGIIWQPQAGLTILTFPGVPEEMKRMWQATAVPFLKSQGWGLEIIYSRMLRFRGIGESALAEKVAPLFDLTNPTVAPYASDGEVRLRVSAKAKSESDAIALIEPIAQQIQEIAGLDYFGTDEDTLASVVGNLLRKRGETLSVAESCTGGGLGSMLTDPPGSSDYFLGGVIAYSNEVKMALLDVKLADLEEFGAVSDKVAQQMAWGVKQRLGSNWGIGITGIAGPGGGTDTKPVGLVYVGIATPEGEVMSYAYRFGAERSRALIRYLSACNALDQLRRQLLS